In Stenotrophomonas sp. ASS1, the following proteins share a genomic window:
- a CDS encoding bifunctional diguanylate cyclase/phosphodiesterase, whose translation MTGSYSQSLVAISLLVAILASYTALDMAGRLATAEGRVARWWLAGGAAAMGLGIWSMHFIGMLAFDLPIPVGYDLGITLYSLAVSIGASAYALWLVSRPSLPWRRLLAGAVLMGLGIATMHYLGMAAMRMQPGIDYHPGWFAASIAVAIGAAGAALWIAFRLRAEQRNTTRLRLLASLVMGLAIVGMHYTGMAAARFPEGSICGAVGSGGIDTRWLAVLVIVTTVATLGIALVASLFDRQMRVRTGLLADSLAHANDRLIQAALHDPLTQLPNRMLLQDRIEQAIEKARRRGRAVAVMFCDLDGFKAVNDAYGHQLGDRLLVAVAQRIGGLLRPQDTFARLGGDEFVIVLAIDTPDDAVVVAERIIAAAGEPFTLDAAELQVSASLGIALYPDDASNERELMAHADAAMYHTKETGRNGYTFFTPSMQLSANRQLRLLQDLRKAIARDELLLHYQPKFPAAGAPATGAEALLRWQHPELGLLAPDVFIPIAERSGLILPIGDWVLDRACAQLRAWHDAGHSGWSMAVNLSPLQFASPALLDSVREVLQRHRIEPACLTLEITETTAMKDVDASLAILNDLTAMGVHIAIDDFGTGYSSLLYLKRMPATELKIDRAFVHDLECNEEDAAIVSSIIALGRTLQLQVVAEGVETQAQREYLSELGCDQLQGYHLGRPMDAEEFLRRVG comes from the coding sequence ATGACTGGCAGTTACAGTCAGAGCCTGGTCGCCATCTCCCTGCTGGTGGCCATTCTTGCTTCGTACACGGCGCTGGACATGGCCGGCCGCCTGGCCACGGCCGAGGGCCGCGTGGCCCGCTGGTGGCTGGCCGGCGGCGCGGCGGCGATGGGCCTGGGTATCTGGTCGATGCATTTCATCGGCATGCTGGCCTTCGACCTGCCGATCCCGGTCGGCTACGACCTCGGCATCACCCTGTATTCGCTTGCAGTGTCGATCGGCGCTTCGGCCTATGCGCTGTGGCTGGTGTCACGACCCAGCCTGCCCTGGCGACGACTGCTGGCCGGCGCCGTGCTGATGGGCCTGGGCATTGCCACCATGCACTACCTCGGCATGGCCGCGATGCGCATGCAGCCGGGTATCGACTATCACCCGGGCTGGTTCGCCGCCTCCATTGCAGTAGCCATCGGTGCCGCCGGTGCGGCGCTGTGGATTGCCTTCCGCCTGCGTGCCGAGCAGCGCAACACCACGCGCCTGCGCCTGCTCGCCTCACTGGTGATGGGCCTGGCCATCGTCGGCATGCACTACACCGGCATGGCCGCGGCGCGCTTCCCGGAGGGCAGCATCTGCGGCGCGGTCGGCAGCGGCGGCATCGACACGCGTTGGCTGGCGGTGCTGGTGATCGTCACCACGGTGGCGACCCTGGGCATCGCCCTGGTGGCCTCGCTGTTCGACCGGCAGATGCGCGTGCGCACCGGGCTGCTGGCCGATTCACTGGCGCACGCCAACGACAGGCTGATCCAGGCCGCCCTGCACGACCCGCTGACCCAGCTGCCCAACCGCATGCTGCTGCAGGACCGCATCGAACAGGCCATCGAGAAGGCGCGCCGCCGCGGCCGCGCAGTGGCGGTGATGTTCTGCGACCTGGACGGCTTCAAGGCGGTCAACGATGCCTACGGCCACCAGCTGGGAGATCGCCTGCTGGTGGCGGTGGCACAGCGCATCGGCGGCCTGCTGCGGCCGCAGGACACGTTCGCGCGCCTCGGCGGCGACGAGTTCGTGATCGTGCTGGCCATCGACACCCCGGACGATGCGGTGGTGGTGGCCGAACGCATCATCGCCGCCGCCGGCGAACCATTCACCCTGGATGCCGCCGAACTGCAGGTCAGCGCCAGTCTCGGCATCGCCCTGTACCCGGATGACGCCAGCAACGAGCGCGAACTGATGGCGCACGCCGATGCGGCGATGTACCACACCAAGGAAACCGGCCGGAACGGCTATACCTTCTTCACCCCGTCGATGCAGCTCAGCGCCAACCGCCAGCTGCGCCTGCTGCAGGATCTGCGCAAGGCGATCGCGCGTGACGAGCTGCTGCTGCACTACCAGCCGAAGTTCCCGGCCGCTGGCGCACCAGCTACCGGCGCCGAGGCCCTGCTGCGCTGGCAGCACCCGGAACTGGGCCTGCTGGCGCCGGATGTGTTCATTCCCATCGCCGAGCGCAGTGGCTTGATCCTGCCGATCGGCGACTGGGTACTGGACCGTGCCTGTGCACAGCTGCGCGCGTGGCACGATGCCGGACATTCCGGATGGTCGATGGCGGTGAACCTGTCACCGTTGCAGTTCGCCTCGCCGGCGCTGCTGGACAGTGTGCGCGAGGTGCTGCAACGGCACCGCATCGAGCCGGCGTGCCTGACCCTGGAGATCACCGAGACCACGGCAATGAAGGACGTGGACGCCAGCCTGGCGATTCTCAACGACCTGACCGCGATGGGCGTGCACATTGCCATCGACGACTTCGGCACGGGCTATTCCAGCCTGCTCTACCTGAAGCGCATGCCCGCCACCGAACTGAAGATCGACCGCGCGTTCGTGCACGATCTGGAATGCAATGAAGAGGATGCCGCCATCGTCTCGTCGATCATCGCGCTGGGGCGCACCCTGCAGCTGCAGGTGGTGGCAGAGGGTGTGGAGACGCAGGCACAGCGCGAGTACCTGAGCGAACTGGGGTGTGATCAATTGCAGGGTTACCACCTGGGCCGACCAATGGACGCCGAGGAATTCCTGCGCCGGGTGGGGTGA